A genomic region of Mycolicibacterium poriferae contains the following coding sequences:
- a CDS encoding universal stress protein, with amino-acid sequence MSAYQTVVVGTDGSDSSLRAVDRAGQIAAGSNAKLVIATAYFPQSEDQRAADVLKDEGYKMSGNAPIYAILREARERAKAAGAPDIEEKAVVGAPVDALVDLAEEVGADLLVVGNVGLSTIAGRLLGSVPANVARRSKSDVLIVHTS; translated from the coding sequence ATGAGCGCCTATCAAACCGTGGTGGTTGGTACGGACGGATCAGATTCGTCGTTGCGTGCCGTGGACCGCGCGGGACAGATCGCCGCCGGGTCGAACGCGAAACTCGTCATCGCGACGGCCTACTTCCCGCAGAGCGAGGATCAGCGCGCCGCTGACGTCCTCAAGGACGAGGGCTACAAGATGTCGGGGAACGCGCCGATCTACGCGATCCTGCGGGAGGCACGTGAGCGGGCCAAGGCCGCCGGTGCGCCTGACATCGAAGAGAAGGCGGTCGTCGGAGCGCCTGTCGATGCGCTTGTCGATCTGGCTGAGGAAGTCGGCGCCGACCTGCTGGTGGTCGGCAACGTCGGGTTGAGCACGATCGCCGGGCGACTGCTCGGGTCGGTGCCCGCCAACGTCGCACGCCGCTCGAAATCCGACGTCCTCATCGTCCACACGTCGTGA
- a CDS encoding MBL fold metallo-hydrolase produces MTVVDDDYTGHVEPHTAARRVLPGATIIKASVGPMDNNTYLVTCSQTGQTLLIDAANEPEILLDLIERYAPTLSLIVTSHQHPDHWGALTAVTDSTHAPTAAHRLDADPLPVRPDRLLAGGDTVEVGELRFEVIHLRGHTPGSVALALSGPATDGRVHLFTGDCLFPGGVGKTWKEGDFEQLLGDVTSRVFDVYADQTVVYPGHGDDTTLGAERPHLQEWRDRGW; encoded by the coding sequence ATGACAGTGGTCGATGACGATTACACCGGACACGTCGAGCCGCACACCGCCGCGCGACGCGTCCTGCCCGGAGCCACGATCATCAAGGCATCGGTGGGCCCGATGGACAACAACACCTATCTGGTCACCTGTTCCCAAACCGGTCAGACGCTACTCATCGACGCCGCGAACGAACCCGAGATCCTGCTCGATCTGATCGAACGATACGCGCCCACGCTGTCGCTGATCGTCACCAGCCATCAGCACCCGGACCATTGGGGTGCGCTGACGGCGGTCACCGACTCGACCCACGCTCCCACCGCTGCGCACCGCCTGGACGCCGACCCGCTCCCGGTCCGGCCGGACCGCTTGCTGGCCGGCGGCGACACCGTGGAGGTCGGGGAGCTGCGCTTCGAGGTCATCCACCTGCGCGGCCACACGCCGGGCTCGGTGGCGCTGGCGCTCAGCGGGCCGGCCACCGACGGGCGGGTGCACCTGTTCACCGGTGACTGCCTGTTTCCCGGCGGCGTCGGCAAGACCTGGAAAGAAGGCGATTTCGAGCAGCTGCTGGGCGATGTGACCAGTCGGGTGTTCGATGTGTACGCCGATCAGACCGTCGTGTACCCGGGACACGGCGACGACACCACGCTCGGCGCCGAGCGCCCGCACCTGCAGGAGTGGCGCGACCGCGGGTGGTGA
- the uvrA gene encoding excinuclease ABC subunit UvrA produces the protein MADRLIVKGAREHNLRGVDLDLPRDAMIVFTGLSGSGKSSLAFDTIFAEGQRRYVESLSAYARQFLGQMDKPDVDFIEGLSPAVSIDQKSTNRNPRSTVGTITEVYDYLRLLYARAGTPHCPVCGERIARQTPQQIVDQVLAMDEGLRFQVLAPVVRTRKGEFVDLFDKLNTQGYSRVRVDGVVHSLADPPKLKKQEKHDIEVVVDRLTVKASAKQRLTDSVETALNLADGIVVLEFVDREDDHPHREQRFSEKLACPNGHPLAVDDLEPRSFSFNSPYGACPECVGLGIKKEVDPDLVVPDPDLTLAEGAIAPWSMGHTAEYFTRMLSGLGDQLGFDVDTPWRKLPAKARRAILEGCDEQVHVRYKNRYGRTRSYYADFEGVLAFLQRRMEQTDSEQMKERLEGFMRDVPCPECQGTRLKPEILAVTMSAGDFGAKSIAEVAELSIAECARFLNALTLGSREKAIAGQVLKEIQSRLGFLLDVGLDYLSLSRAAATLSGGEAQRIRLATQIGSGLVGVLYVLDEPSIGLHQRDNRRLIDTLVRLRDLGNTLIVVEHDLDTIAHADWVVDIGPAAGEHGGRIVHSGPYEALLENTDSLTGAYLSGKEQIEVPALRRPVDKKRQLTVVGAREHNLREIDVPFPLGVLTSVTGVSGSGKSTLVNDILAAVLANKLNGARLVPGRHTRVTGLDKVDKLVRVDQSPIGRTPRSNPATYTGVFDKIRTLFAATTEAKVRGYQPGRFSFNVKGGRCEACSGDGTIKIEMNFLPDVYVPCEVCQGARYNRETLEVHYKGKTIAEVLDMSIEEASEFFAPITSIHRYLKTLVDVGLGYVRLGQPAPTLSGGEAQRVKLASELQKRSTGRTVYILDEPTTGLHFEDIRKLLTVINGLVDKGNSVIVIEHNLDVIKTSDWIIDMGPEGGSGGGTVVATGTPEDVAADPDSYTGHFLAETLGVARPTRKTRNGRRKVSA, from the coding sequence TTGGCTGACCGCCTCATTGTCAAAGGTGCCCGGGAACACAATCTGCGTGGCGTCGACTTGGATCTGCCGCGCGACGCGATGATCGTGTTCACCGGGCTGTCGGGTTCGGGCAAGTCGTCGCTCGCCTTCGACACGATCTTCGCCGAGGGCCAGCGGCGCTACGTCGAATCGTTGTCGGCGTACGCGCGTCAGTTCCTGGGCCAGATGGACAAACCCGACGTCGACTTCATCGAGGGCCTGTCGCCCGCGGTGTCGATCGATCAGAAGTCCACCAACCGCAACCCGCGCTCGACCGTGGGCACCATCACCGAGGTGTACGACTACCTGCGCCTGCTCTATGCCAGGGCCGGCACCCCGCACTGTCCGGTGTGCGGCGAGCGCATCGCCCGGCAGACGCCTCAACAGATCGTCGATCAGGTCCTCGCGATGGACGAGGGTCTGCGGTTCCAGGTGCTCGCACCGGTGGTGCGCACCCGTAAGGGCGAGTTCGTCGACCTGTTCGACAAACTGAACACGCAGGGCTACAGCAGGGTGCGGGTGGACGGAGTGGTGCACTCGTTGGCCGATCCGCCGAAGCTGAAGAAGCAGGAGAAGCACGACATCGAGGTGGTCGTCGATCGCCTCACCGTCAAAGCCAGCGCCAAACAGCGGTTGACCGACTCGGTGGAAACCGCGCTGAACCTGGCCGACGGCATCGTGGTCCTCGAGTTCGTCGACAGAGAAGACGACCACCCGCACCGCGAGCAGCGGTTTTCCGAGAAGCTGGCCTGCCCCAACGGTCACCCGCTGGCCGTCGACGACCTCGAGCCCCGGTCGTTCTCGTTCAACTCGCCGTACGGCGCATGCCCGGAATGCGTCGGGTTGGGCATCAAGAAAGAGGTCGATCCCGATCTCGTCGTCCCCGACCCGGACCTCACCCTCGCCGAAGGCGCCATCGCACCGTGGTCGATGGGCCACACCGCCGAGTACTTCACCCGGATGCTGTCCGGGCTGGGCGACCAGCTGGGCTTCGACGTCGACACTCCGTGGCGCAAGCTGCCCGCCAAGGCGCGCCGCGCCATTCTCGAGGGCTGTGACGAGCAGGTTCATGTGCGCTACAAGAACCGTTACGGCCGCACCAGGTCCTACTACGCCGACTTCGAGGGCGTGCTGGCGTTTCTGCAGCGCCGGATGGAGCAGACCGACTCCGAACAGATGAAGGAGCGTCTCGAAGGCTTCATGCGCGACGTGCCGTGCCCCGAATGCCAGGGCACCCGGCTCAAACCCGAGATCCTCGCCGTCACGATGTCCGCCGGAGATTTCGGCGCCAAGTCGATCGCCGAGGTCGCCGAGCTGTCCATCGCCGAGTGCGCCAGGTTCCTCAACGCGCTGACCCTCGGTTCCCGGGAGAAGGCGATCGCCGGTCAGGTACTCAAGGAGATCCAGTCTCGGCTCGGTTTCCTGCTCGACGTCGGGCTGGACTACCTGTCCCTGTCGCGGGCCGCGGCCACGCTGTCGGGCGGGGAGGCCCAGCGCATCCGGCTGGCCACCCAGATCGGGTCCGGCCTGGTCGGTGTGCTCTACGTCCTCGACGAACCGTCGATCGGTCTGCATCAGCGGGACAACCGCAGGTTGATCGACACCCTGGTGCGGCTGCGGGACCTCGGCAACACCCTGATCGTGGTCGAACACGACCTGGACACCATCGCCCACGCCGACTGGGTCGTCGACATCGGGCCCGCGGCCGGCGAGCACGGCGGCCGCATCGTGCACAGCGGACCCTATGAAGCGCTTTTGGAGAACACCGACTCACTGACCGGGGCCTATCTGTCCGGCAAAGAGCAGATCGAGGTCCCGGCCCTGCGCCGCCCGGTCGACAAGAAGCGCCAGCTCACCGTGGTCGGCGCCCGCGAGCACAACCTGCGCGAGATCGACGTCCCGTTCCCGCTCGGGGTGCTGACCTCGGTGACCGGGGTGTCCGGCTCCGGCAAATCCACCCTGGTCAACGACATCCTGGCGGCCGTGCTCGCGAACAAACTCAACGGAGCGAGACTGGTGCCGGGCCGGCACACCCGGGTGACCGGACTGGACAAGGTCGACAAGCTCGTCCGGGTCGACCAGTCGCCGATCGGCCGGACGCCGCGGTCCAATCCCGCGACCTACACCGGGGTGTTCGACAAGATCCGCACCCTGTTCGCCGCGACCACGGAAGCCAAGGTCCGCGGCTACCAACCCGGGCGCTTCTCGTTCAACGTCAAGGGCGGCCGGTGCGAAGCCTGCTCCGGCGACGGCACGATCAAGATCGAGATGAACTTCCTGCCCGACGTGTACGTGCCGTGCGAGGTCTGTCAGGGCGCCCGGTACAACCGGGAGACGCTGGAGGTGCACTACAAGGGCAAAACCATTGCCGAAGTTCTCGACATGTCCATCGAGGAAGCATCCGAGTTCTTCGCGCCCATCACCTCGATCCACCGCTACCTCAAGACGCTGGTGGACGTCGGGCTGGGCTATGTGCGACTCGGTCAGCCCGCGCCGACGCTGTCGGGGGGTGAGGCCCAGCGCGTCAAGCTCGCCTCCGAGCTGCAGAAGCGGTCCACCGGCCGCACCGTCTACATCCTCGACGAGCCCACCACCGGGCTGCATTTCGAGGACATCCGCAAGTTGCTCACGGTCATCAACGGCCTTGTCGACAAGGGCAATTCGGTCATCGTGATCGAACACAACCTCGACGTGATCAAGACCTCGGACTGGATCATCGACATGGGTCCCGAAGGTGGTTCGGGCGGAGGCACCGTCGTCGCCACCGGTACCCCCGAGGACGTCGCGGCGGACCCCGACAGCTACACGGGCCACTTCCTGGCCGAGACGCTGGGCGTCGCCCGTCCGACCCGCAAGACCCGAAACGGCCGCCGCAAGGTCAGCGCCTAG
- a CDS encoding PspA/IM30 family protein translates to MPDEPQPEPVDAEVVELSPAPGSTAQPAEAVTTPQPAGAGGATQPVETGYTPDGVPTFESVREKIETRYGTAIGAAELASETPEGRSVEEQYEARQKAAAERLARIRESMNRPDGSG, encoded by the coding sequence ATACCGGACGAACCGCAGCCCGAGCCTGTCGACGCGGAGGTCGTCGAGCTGTCGCCCGCGCCGGGCAGCACCGCGCAGCCGGCCGAGGCCGTCACCACCCCTCAGCCGGCCGGGGCCGGTGGCGCCACCCAGCCGGTGGAGACCGGTTACACCCCTGACGGGGTGCCGACGTTCGAGTCGGTGCGCGAGAAGATCGAAACCCGCTACGGCACCGCGATCGGCGCGGCGGAGCTGGCCTCGGAGACCCCCGAAGGCCGTTCCGTCGAGGAGCAGTACGAAGCGCGCCAGAAAGCCGCCGCCGAACGGCTGGCCCGCATCCGGGAGTCCATGAATCGGCCCGACGGCTCCGGCTGA
- a CDS encoding fructose bisphosphate aldolase, which translates to MNSEQFTKAQSGAGFIAALDQSGGSTPKALKLYGIEEDAYSGDAEMFDMVHQMRTRIITSPAFDGDRIVGAILFEDTMDRQIDGRASADYLWNVKHIVPFLKVDKGLAEEKDGAQVMKPIPNLDDLLARARDHGVFGTKMRSVIKLPGAGLQAVVDQQFEVARQILAAGLVPIIEPEVDIHSPEKGKAEEQLKEALLRGLDSLDDGQSVMLKLTLPDENNLYRELVEHPKVVRVVALSGGYNRDDACDKLAANHGVIASFSRALTEGLTAQQSDEEFNATLDAAITNIAKASNT; encoded by the coding sequence ATGAACAGCGAGCAGTTCACCAAGGCGCAGAGCGGCGCCGGCTTCATCGCGGCGCTGGACCAGAGCGGAGGCAGCACACCCAAGGCCTTGAAGCTCTACGGCATCGAGGAGGACGCCTACTCCGGCGACGCCGAGATGTTCGACATGGTGCACCAGATGCGGACCCGCATCATCACCAGCCCCGCCTTCGACGGTGACCGCATCGTCGGCGCCATCCTGTTCGAGGACACGATGGACCGTCAGATCGACGGACGCGCGAGCGCCGACTACCTCTGGAACGTCAAGCACATCGTGCCGTTCCTCAAGGTCGACAAGGGCCTGGCCGAGGAGAAGGACGGCGCCCAGGTGATGAAACCGATCCCGAACCTCGACGACCTGCTGGCGCGCGCGCGCGACCACGGCGTCTTCGGCACGAAGATGCGCTCGGTGATCAAGCTGCCCGGCGCGGGTCTGCAGGCCGTCGTCGATCAGCAGTTCGAGGTCGCCCGCCAGATCCTTGCCGCCGGCCTGGTGCCGATCATCGAGCCGGAGGTCGACATCCACAGCCCCGAGAAGGGCAAAGCCGAAGAGCAGCTCAAAGAGGCGCTCCTGCGGGGTCTGGACAGCCTGGACGACGGTCAGTCGGTGATGCTCAAACTGACGCTGCCCGACGAGAACAACCTGTACCGCGAACTCGTCGAGCACCCGAAGGTGGTGCGCGTGGTGGCGCTCTCGGGCGGCTACAACCGCGACGACGCCTGCGACAAGTTGGCCGCCAACCATGGGGTCATCGCCAGCTTCTCCCGCGCCTTGACCGAAGGGCTGACCGCTCAGCAGAGCGATGAGGAGTTCAACGCCACCCTCGACGCGGCGATCACCAACATCGCCAAAGCGTCCAACACCTGA
- a CDS encoding cutinase family protein: MVAALTAAAAAVSVVNSPVAAAVSCPDVEVVFARGTADRTGLGWAGKAFVDSLKWKLLGKRVSAYAVDYPASWNFSKSTSAGAVDANKHVQYIAGMCPDTKIVLGGMSQGAGVIDLITIGNRTIWFFRPAPLPDSMVDHIAAIAVFGNPSRDVSTLGPLTQISPLYGDRAIDLCANGDPYCSNGINFFAHFAYRWNGMINEAATFTAGRVLGIDS, translated from the coding sequence ATGGTCGCGGCACTGACTGCCGCGGCAGCCGCCGTGTCTGTCGTCAACAGCCCTGTTGCTGCCGCTGTCTCGTGTCCGGACGTCGAGGTGGTCTTCGCCCGCGGAACCGCGGACCGGACCGGACTGGGTTGGGCCGGCAAGGCCTTCGTCGATTCGCTGAAATGGAAGCTACTCGGCAAAAGAGTCTCGGCCTACGCCGTCGACTATCCCGCCAGCTGGAACTTCTCGAAGTCGACGTCGGCGGGTGCCGTCGACGCCAACAAGCACGTTCAGTACATCGCCGGCATGTGTCCGGACACCAAGATCGTCCTGGGTGGGATGTCGCAAGGCGCAGGCGTCATCGACCTCATCACCATCGGCAACAGGACCATCTGGTTCTTCCGGCCGGCGCCGTTGCCCGACTCCATGGTCGACCACATCGCCGCGATCGCGGTATTCGGTAACCCCTCGCGCGACGTGTCGACACTGGGTCCGCTCACCCAGATCAGCCCGCTCTACGGCGACCGGGCAATCGACTTGTGCGCGAACGGGGACCCCTATTGCTCCAATGGAATCAACTTCTTCGCCCATTTCGCCTACCGCTGGAACGGGATGATCAACGAAGCGGCCACATTCACCGCCGGACGTGTCCTCGGCATCGACTCCTGA
- a CDS encoding winged helix DNA-binding domain-containing protein has protein sequence MRSFTDEERRARLARRHFLSEPAPSVAGVAAGFVGLHATDPATPYLSLWARLPGFSVDDLDTAVYRERTVVKHLAMRRTLWMVTAEDLPLVQSAASDRVAVTEHRRLVADAQKAGVTADGEAWFAAAAAAVLEHLTAHGPVSARGLREELTELAGSHDATPGKRWGGPTPLAPRVLTVLGARGDIVRGPNDGRWTASRPRWTTMAEWLPTTPGPVSPELARAELVRRWLSAFGPATVADVKWWFGQTLTWARQALGEVDAVAVDLAGSTGYALPEDVEPEPADADVEPWCALLPALDVTTMGWLERDWYVGAHRDQVFDRNGNAGPTVWVDGRVVGAWRQDDAGRVELVLLEDVGRRAHRELTARADQLTAWLDGVRVSPRFPSPACRSDARR, from the coding sequence ATGCGGTCATTCACTGACGAAGAGCGCCGCGCGCGCCTGGCGCGACGGCACTTCCTCAGTGAACCCGCGCCGTCGGTGGCCGGCGTAGCGGCCGGCTTCGTCGGTCTGCACGCCACCGACCCGGCCACCCCGTACCTGTCGCTGTGGGCCCGCTTGCCCGGCTTCTCGGTCGACGACCTCGATACCGCCGTGTATCGCGAGCGCACCGTGGTCAAGCACCTGGCGATGCGACGGACGTTGTGGATGGTGACCGCCGAGGATCTCCCCCTGGTCCAGTCGGCGGCCAGCGACCGGGTCGCCGTCACCGAACACCGGCGACTCGTGGCCGATGCGCAGAAAGCCGGCGTCACCGCCGACGGTGAGGCGTGGTTCGCCGCTGCGGCGGCCGCGGTGCTGGAGCATCTCACCGCGCACGGACCGGTCAGCGCACGGGGATTGCGCGAAGAGCTCACAGAATTGGCCGGGAGCCACGACGCCACCCCGGGCAAACGCTGGGGCGGCCCGACACCTTTGGCGCCCAGGGTGCTGACCGTGCTCGGTGCCCGCGGCGATATCGTGCGCGGCCCCAACGACGGCCGGTGGACCGCGTCGCGGCCGCGCTGGACCACGATGGCCGAGTGGCTGCCGACCACGCCGGGGCCGGTGTCACCGGAACTGGCGCGGGCGGAACTGGTGCGGCGGTGGTTGTCCGCCTTCGGGCCGGCCACCGTCGCCGACGTCAAGTGGTGGTTCGGCCAGACACTCACCTGGGCGCGGCAAGCGCTGGGCGAGGTCGATGCCGTGGCAGTCGATCTGGCCGGCTCCACGGGCTACGCGCTGCCCGAGGACGTGGAGCCCGAACCCGCCGACGCCGACGTCGAACCGTGGTGCGCCCTGCTGCCCGCGTTGGACGTGACGACGATGGGTTGGCTGGAGCGAGACTGGTACGTGGGCGCACACCGCGATCAGGTATTCGACCGCAACGGCAATGCCGGCCCGACGGTGTGGGTCGACGGCCGCGTGGTCGGTGCGTGGCGACAGGACGACGCCGGCCGCGTCGAACTCGTGCTGCTCGAGGACGTCGGCCGTCGCGCACACCGCGAACTGACAGCCCGCGCCGATCAGCTCACCGCGTGGCTGGACGGGGTCCGCGTCAGTCCGCGATTTCCCTCCCCCGCCTGCCGATCGGATGCTAGGCGCTGA